The following are encoded in a window of Amycolatopsis lexingtonensis genomic DNA:
- the glnA gene encoding type I glutamate--ammonia ligase, which produces MDRQQEFVLRTLEERDIRFVRLWFTDVLGFLKSVAVAPAELEGAFNEGIGFDGSAIEGFARVYESDMVAKPDPATFQVLPWETPDGGPYSARMFCDIAMPDGSPSWADPRHVLRRQLSKAAEAGFTCYVHPEIEFFLLANLPDDGSEPEPADNGGYFDQASHATATHFRRHAIETLEAMGISVEFSHHEGAPGQQEIDLRYADALTMADNVMTFRYVVKEVALTQGVRATFMPKPFTDQPGSGMHTHISLFEGDRNAFYDAEDPHELSATGKAFVAGLLHHAKEISAVTNQWVNSYKRLISGSEAPTTVSWGRANRSALVRVPMYSPGKASSRRVEIRTLDSACNPYLAYSVILAAGLKGIEKGYELPPPAEDNIWQLSDAERRAAGYSQLPQNLGEALAEMEKSELLPEALGEHVYDFFLRNKRVEWDNYRSAVTPYELRTLLPVL; this is translated from the coding sequence ATGGATCGCCAGCAGGAATTCGTGCTCCGCACGCTCGAGGAGCGCGACATCCGTTTCGTCCGTCTCTGGTTCACCGATGTGCTGGGGTTCCTCAAGTCCGTCGCGGTCGCGCCGGCCGAGCTCGAAGGCGCGTTCAACGAGGGAATCGGCTTCGACGGCTCCGCCATCGAGGGCTTCGCGCGCGTCTACGAATCGGACATGGTCGCCAAGCCCGACCCGGCCACCTTCCAGGTCCTGCCGTGGGAGACCCCCGACGGCGGCCCGTACTCGGCCCGCATGTTCTGCGACATCGCGATGCCGGACGGCTCGCCGTCGTGGGCCGACCCTCGGCACGTCCTCCGGCGTCAGCTGTCGAAGGCCGCCGAAGCGGGCTTCACCTGCTACGTGCACCCGGAGATCGAGTTCTTCCTCCTCGCCAACCTGCCCGACGACGGCAGCGAGCCGGAGCCCGCGGACAACGGCGGCTACTTCGACCAGGCCAGCCACGCGACGGCGACGCACTTCCGCCGGCATGCCATCGAGACCCTCGAGGCGATGGGCATCTCGGTCGAGTTCAGCCACCACGAAGGGGCACCGGGGCAGCAGGAGATCGACCTCCGTTACGCCGATGCGCTGACGATGGCCGACAACGTGATGACGTTCCGCTACGTCGTCAAGGAGGTCGCGCTGACCCAGGGCGTGCGCGCGACGTTCATGCCGAAGCCGTTCACCGACCAGCCCGGGTCGGGCATGCACACCCACATCAGCCTGTTCGAAGGCGATCGCAACGCCTTCTACGACGCCGAGGACCCGCACGAGCTGTCGGCGACCGGCAAGGCGTTCGTCGCCGGCCTGCTGCACCACGCCAAGGAGATCTCGGCGGTCACCAACCAGTGGGTGAACTCCTACAAACGCCTGATCAGCGGCAGTGAAGCGCCGACGACGGTCTCGTGGGGCCGCGCGAACCGCTCCGCGCTCGTCCGCGTCCCGATGTATTCACCCGGAAAGGCGTCATCCCGACGGGTGGAGATCCGTACGCTGGACTCGGCGTGCAACCCGTACCTGGCGTACTCGGTCATCCTGGCCGCCGGGCTGAAGGGGATCGAGAAGGGCTACGAGCTGCCGCCACCGGCCGAGGACAACATCTGGCAGCTCAGCGACGCCGAGCGGCGCGCCGCGGGGTACTCGCAGCTGCCGCAGAACCTGGGGGAGGCGCTGGCGGAGATGGAGAAGTCCGAACTCCTGCCGGAAGCGCTCGGCGAGCACGTCTACGACTTCTTCCTGCGGAACAAGCGCGTGGAGTGGGACAACTACCGCAGCGCGGTC
- a CDS encoding MFS transporter, translating to MTVETRPARKLHRAWPIAGAAFVALLASAGFRAAPGVLIEPLHAEFGWSTTTISSAVSVNLVLFGLFAPFAAALMERFGIRRVSATALFVIALGAGGTVFMTASWQLILCWGVLVGLGTGSMAMGFAAMVAARWFVRSRGVVTGVLTAAGATGQLIFLPLIANLAVSSGWRTASLVIAIAALAVVPVVLLVIRDHPADVGTTAYGAPADAQVTRPVPTTGSVRRALSVLRQAARTRTFWLLAVGFAICGATTNGLVGTHFVPAAHDHGMPQTTAASLLALVGVFDVVGTIFSGWLTDRVDPRLLLGVYYALRGLSLALLPQLFTDSVQPSMWAFILFYGLDWVATVPPTVALCVRAFGDAGPIVFGWVFASHQLGAAFAASAAGLVRDQLGNYNVAWYAAAVLAVIASAASLAITRAKNPVPVLAS from the coding sequence GTGACTGTTGAGACCCGTCCCGCCCGGAAGCTGCACCGCGCCTGGCCGATCGCCGGTGCCGCCTTCGTCGCGCTGCTCGCTTCCGCCGGCTTCCGCGCCGCGCCCGGCGTCCTCATCGAACCGCTCCACGCGGAGTTCGGCTGGTCCACGACCACGATCAGTTCGGCCGTGTCGGTCAACCTCGTGCTGTTCGGCCTCTTCGCGCCCTTCGCGGCCGCGCTGATGGAGCGCTTCGGCATCCGCCGCGTGTCGGCGACGGCGCTGTTCGTCATCGCCCTCGGCGCGGGCGGCACGGTGTTCATGACCGCGAGCTGGCAGCTCATCCTGTGCTGGGGCGTCCTGGTCGGCCTGGGCACCGGCTCGATGGCCATGGGGTTCGCCGCGATGGTCGCGGCCCGCTGGTTCGTCCGCAGCCGCGGCGTCGTCACCGGCGTCCTGACCGCGGCGGGCGCCACCGGCCAGCTGATCTTCCTCCCGCTCATCGCGAACCTCGCGGTGAGCTCCGGCTGGCGGACGGCGTCGCTGGTCATCGCGATCGCCGCGCTCGCGGTCGTCCCGGTGGTCCTGCTGGTCATCCGCGACCACCCGGCCGACGTCGGCACCACGGCCTACGGCGCGCCGGCGGACGCGCAGGTCACGCGCCCGGTCCCGACGACCGGCTCGGTCCGCCGCGCCCTCTCGGTGCTGCGCCAGGCCGCCCGCACCCGCACGTTCTGGCTGCTGGCGGTCGGCTTCGCGATCTGCGGCGCGACGACGAACGGCCTGGTCGGCACCCACTTCGTCCCGGCCGCCCACGACCACGGCATGCCCCAGACGACCGCGGCGAGCCTCCTGGCCCTGGTCGGCGTCTTCGACGTCGTCGGCACGATTTTTTCGGGCTGGCTCACCGACCGCGTCGACCCACGCCTCCTGCTCGGCGTCTACTACGCCTTGCGCGGGTTGTCGCTGGCGCTGCTCCCGCAGCTGTTCACGGACAGCGTGCAGCCGAGCATGTGGGCGTTCATCCTGTTCTACGGCCTCGACTGGGTGGCCACGGTCCCCCCGACGGTGGCGCTCTGCGTCCGCGCGTTCGGCGACGCCGGCCCGATCGTGTTCGGCTGGGTCTTCGCCAGCCACCAGCTCGGCGCGGCGTTCGCCGCCTCGGCCGCGGGCCTGGTCCGCGACCAGCTCGGCAACTACAACGTGGCCTGGTACGCGGCGGCGGTCCTGGCGGTGATCGCGTCGGCGGCGTCTCTGGCCATCACCCGCGCGAAGAACCCCGTTCCGGTGCTCGCAAGCTGA
- a CDS encoding LppX_LprAFG lipoprotein → MPRLALLLVLLLTAGCTGSPDTRGPFPAGGELVRDAATSFAAVRSVHFAAGVNGVLPGFPLRQIEGDATLDDGSGATGAADVQDGDGHTKFRFTVRKDEVTTDPDVGRLPEMYTVGAFLGPSAGLKRLLDGVTDAKTEGRENVDGAAALRVGGKVPAAVAHGVLPQVTEDVIVKVWVSADGPRRFARLWVQIPPAGDHLSPVMIELSLTRQNEPVDLG, encoded by the coding sequence ATGCCCCGCCTCGCCCTCCTGCTCGTGCTCCTGCTGACCGCCGGCTGCACCGGATCACCGGACACTCGGGGGCCCTTCCCCGCGGGCGGCGAGCTGGTCCGCGACGCCGCGACGTCGTTCGCCGCGGTCCGGAGCGTGCACTTCGCGGCCGGTGTCAACGGCGTGCTCCCGGGCTTCCCGCTCCGGCAGATCGAGGGTGACGCGACCCTCGACGACGGCAGCGGGGCGACCGGCGCGGCCGACGTCCAGGACGGTGACGGGCACACCAAGTTCCGCTTCACCGTGCGCAAGGACGAGGTCACGACGGATCCCGACGTCGGGCGCCTGCCGGAGATGTACACCGTGGGGGCGTTCCTGGGCCCGTCCGCCGGGCTGAAGCGGCTCCTGGACGGCGTGACCGACGCCAAGACCGAGGGCAGGGAGAACGTCGACGGCGCCGCGGCGCTGCGCGTCGGCGGCAAGGTGCCCGCGGCCGTCGCGCACGGCGTGCTGCCGCAGGTCACCGAGGACGTCATCGTCAAGGTGTGGGTGTCGGCCGACGGGCCGCGGCGGTTCGCCCGCCTGTGGGTGCAGATCCCGCCGGCCGGGGACCACCTCAGCCCCGTGATGATCGAACTGTCGCTGACCAGGCAGAACGAGCCGGTGGACCTCGGCTAG
- a CDS encoding alpha/beta hydrolase, whose protein sequence is MLRAVAALAPVLLLAACTSAPAPVPPPPRPPDLKKFTSQQLTWTPCGQGLDCAHLTVPLDYAAPDGKTVTAGLLRHKAAKQRIGSLVVNPGGPGGSGTATAAALAKSPAAAPLLDRFDLVGFDPRGVGTSEPRITCRTDAEQDADRASDIESDASPDGVKKQLAETTAYGAKCAEATKYGKEFLANAGTRDVVRDLDVLRAALGDEKLTYLGYSYGTQIGAAYAEAYPRNVRALLLDGAVDPAQSLVDSLVTQAAGFQDALNEFTRWCACPFAGSTEAFQRLVRPLIAKPLPAGTRKLSFEDAITGTFAGLYSRGDWPALKAALAQVSQGNGRTLLAFADDYYERDPDGHYGGAIDAYFAVRCVDHTRLTDRAAIDRAHGEMLAGAPFLAGGTPDTSELDICSTWPVPPTSAEHPPRAPGLPKPLVVSTTHDPATPYRQGVALAKDLDGVLLTYEGVQHTVFLQGNACVDRAGIAYLIGGTAASTRC, encoded by the coding sequence GTGCTCCGGGCAGTAGCGGCGCTGGCGCCGGTCCTGCTGCTGGCGGCGTGCACGAGTGCTCCGGCGCCCGTGCCGCCGCCACCGAGGCCTCCCGACCTGAAGAAGTTCACCTCGCAGCAGCTCACCTGGACCCCGTGCGGGCAGGGGCTGGACTGCGCGCACCTGACCGTGCCGCTGGACTACGCGGCGCCGGACGGCAAGACCGTCACGGCCGGCCTGCTCCGGCACAAGGCGGCGAAGCAGCGGATCGGCTCGCTGGTCGTCAACCCCGGCGGCCCGGGCGGTTCGGGGACGGCGACGGCCGCGGCGCTGGCGAAGTCGCCCGCCGCCGCGCCCCTGCTCGACCGGTTCGACCTGGTCGGCTTCGACCCGCGCGGCGTCGGCACCAGCGAGCCGCGGATCACCTGCCGCACCGACGCCGAGCAGGACGCGGACCGCGCGTCGGACATCGAGAGCGATGCGTCGCCTGATGGGGTGAAAAAGCAGCTCGCCGAGACGACCGCGTACGGCGCGAAGTGCGCCGAAGCGACGAAGTACGGCAAGGAGTTCCTCGCCAACGCGGGCACCCGGGACGTCGTCCGCGACCTCGACGTCCTGCGCGCCGCGCTCGGCGACGAGAAGCTCACCTACCTCGGCTATTCGTACGGGACGCAGATCGGCGCGGCCTACGCCGAGGCGTACCCGCGCAACGTCCGCGCGCTGCTGCTCGACGGCGCCGTCGACCCGGCGCAGAGCCTGGTGGACTCGCTGGTCACGCAGGCCGCGGGCTTCCAGGACGCGCTGAACGAGTTCACCCGGTGGTGCGCGTGCCCGTTCGCGGGCAGCACCGAAGCGTTCCAGCGGCTCGTGCGTCCGCTGATCGCGAAGCCGCTCCCGGCGGGGACCCGGAAGCTGTCGTTCGAGGACGCGATCACGGGCACGTTCGCCGGGCTCTACTCCCGCGGCGACTGGCCCGCCCTGAAAGCCGCGCTCGCGCAGGTGTCCCAGGGCAACGGCCGGACGCTGCTGGCCTTCGCGGACGACTACTACGAGCGCGACCCGGACGGCCACTACGGCGGCGCGATCGACGCGTACTTCGCCGTCCGCTGCGTCGACCACACCCGGCTGACCGACCGGGCCGCGATCGACCGCGCGCACGGGGAGATGCTGGCCGGCGCGCCCTTCCTGGCCGGCGGCACGCCCGACACGAGCGAACTGGACATCTGCTCGACCTGGCCGGTCCCGCCGACGTCGGCCGAGCACCCGCCGCGCGCGCCCGGGCTCCCGAAGCCGCTGGTCGTCTCGACCACCCACGACCCGGCGACGCCGTACCGCCAGGGCGTGGCCCTCGCGAAGGACCTCGACGGCGTCCTGCTCACCTACGAAGGCGTCCAGCACACGGTGTTCCTGCAGGGCAACGCGTGCGTGGACCGCGCGGGCATCGCCTACCTGATCGGCGGCACCGCCGCGAGCACTCGCTGCTAG
- a CDS encoding alpha/beta hydrolase, whose product MLIAASLAACTSSGKPAPVAPTTESHPPSGPVPAGLERFYGQSLSWADCAPYATSEDSRSAFQAKDVQCARLTVPLDYAKPAGDTITLGLLRHKASDAGSRIGSLVVNPGGPGASGMVAAAGLVKPATSSGLAKRFDLVGFDPRGIGASQPAIHCLTDSERDADRADDSETDGSPSGVLKQEAQEKDFAAKCAQRTDDGAGMLANVGTRDVVKDLDVLRSVLGDEKLTYLGYSYGTRIGSAYAEAFPKNVRGMILDGAVDPEQDAVESLVAQGQGFGTAFTEFAKWCAGQQDCALGGDANAAVKAFQDLVRPLIDFPVPVGDGRKLSYEDATTGVIQALYQESLWDTLNSGLNELKQQRGATLEKLADIYNERDTDGKYGTTQDAFTAIRCVDDPRVTDPAVILKAQEEYVKVAPFLDDGRPASAARDACAFWPVPNTSEPHVPNVEGLAKTLVISTTNDPATPYQAGVNLAKGLKGALLTFEGTQHTVFLQGVKCVDEAGVDYLVDGTVPPDGTRCSGQ is encoded by the coding sequence GTGCTGATCGCGGCCTCGCTGGCCGCCTGCACGTCATCCGGCAAGCCGGCGCCGGTCGCGCCGACGACGGAGTCGCACCCGCCGTCCGGGCCGGTGCCGGCCGGACTGGAGCGGTTCTACGGCCAGAGCCTGTCCTGGGCCGACTGCGCACCTTACGCGACATCGGAAGACTCGCGGTCGGCGTTCCAGGCGAAAGACGTCCAGTGCGCCCGGTTGACCGTGCCGCTGGACTACGCGAAGCCGGCGGGGGACACCATCACGCTGGGCCTGCTCCGGCACAAGGCGTCGGACGCCGGCTCCCGGATCGGGTCGCTGGTCGTCAACCCGGGCGGGCCGGGTGCCTCGGGCATGGTCGCGGCCGCCGGGCTGGTCAAGCCGGCCACCAGCAGCGGCCTGGCCAAGCGCTTCGACCTGGTCGGCTTCGACCCGCGGGGCATCGGCGCGAGCCAGCCGGCCATCCACTGCCTGACCGACTCCGAGCGCGACGCCGACCGCGCCGACGACAGCGAGACCGACGGCTCGCCGTCCGGGGTGCTCAAGCAGGAAGCGCAGGAAAAGGACTTCGCCGCGAAGTGCGCCCAGCGCACCGACGACGGCGCCGGGATGCTGGCGAATGTCGGCACCCGGGACGTCGTGAAGGACCTGGACGTCCTCCGCTCGGTCCTCGGCGACGAAAAGTTGACCTATTTGGGCTACTCCTACGGCACCCGGATCGGGTCGGCCTACGCCGAGGCGTTCCCGAAGAACGTCCGCGGGATGATCCTCGACGGCGCGGTCGACCCCGAGCAGGACGCCGTCGAGTCGCTGGTCGCGCAGGGCCAGGGCTTCGGGACGGCGTTCACCGAGTTCGCCAAGTGGTGCGCCGGCCAGCAGGACTGCGCGCTCGGCGGCGACGCGAACGCCGCGGTGAAGGCGTTCCAGGACCTCGTCCGGCCGCTGATCGACTTCCCGGTGCCGGTCGGGGACGGCCGCAAGCTCTCCTACGAGGACGCCACCACCGGCGTCATCCAGGCGCTCTACCAGGAGAGCCTCTGGGACACCCTCAACTCCGGCCTCAACGAGCTGAAGCAGCAGCGCGGCGCGACGCTGGAAAAGCTCGCGGACATCTACAACGAGCGCGACACCGACGGTAAGTACGGCACCACGCAGGACGCCTTCACCGCGATCCGCTGCGTCGACGACCCGCGCGTCACGGACCCGGCCGTCATCCTCAAGGCGCAGGAGGAGTACGTGAAGGTGGCGCCGTTCCTCGACGACGGCCGCCCGGCTTCGGCCGCCCGGGACGCGTGCGCGTTCTGGCCGGTGCCGAACACGTCCGAGCCACACGTGCCGAACGTCGAAGGCCTGGCGAAGACGCTGGTCATCTCGACGACCAACGACCCGGCGACGCCGTACCAGGCCGGCGTCAACCTCGCGAAGGGCCTGAAGGGCGCGCTGCTGACCTTCGAGGGCACCCAGCACACGGTGTTCCTCCAGGGCGTGAAGTGCGTGGACGAGGCGGGCGTGGACTACCTCGTCGACGGCACGGTGCCGCCGGACGGGACCCGGTGCTCCGGGCAGTAG
- the secA2 gene encoding accessory Sec system translocase SecA2 encodes MAALISRVGKKLRRIIQRPGSVELTRYEALLPAVEKLEPELEKLSDEELTERAGKLREKLKDTAFGDDQLVEVCALGREAARRALGERAFDVQVLGTMGLLTKHVVQMETGEGKTLAGALAAAGYAIRGKRVHVVTVNDYLARRDAEWMGPVYALLGVSVGWVEPAHSREERKVAYAKDVTYGAVAEIGFDVLRDRLVTNVDDLVQPAPEVAIVDEADSVLVDEARVPLVMAGSIDHTDADEEVAKVVRRLRLNLHYETDSEGRNAWLTDAGASVVAKSLGLEVDDLYGETASDRLPAVNVALHAHALLTRDVDYLVRDGKVQLINAARGRVAELQRWPDGLQAAVEAKEQVTATDRGEILDSITVQALLARYPEVAGMTGTAVAVAEQLREFYELEVAVIPPNTPNIREDLEDRVFASPSQKLRAIEEEIRTVHETGRPILVGTQDVAESEELAEKLAKVDLECVVLNARNDAEEAAIIAEAGKKGAVTVSTQMAGRGTDIRLGGTDGATREEVVELGGLHVIGTARYPSSRLDGQLRGRSGRQGDPGSAIFFASLNDELVLSNAPDVPEGIVDDEETGEITDPAALRQLNHAQRVAEGVDLEIHRNTWRYTRLIERQRRDLLTHRDKVLRTAYAAEQLEKAHPEKFGELKEKLDDQEKLEQMCREVLLFHIDQLWSDHLAYLTDVRESIHLRALARETPLDEFHRAAIPEFHKIIGEADSRAAKTLEEAELTDEGIDLGEAGVRRANTTWTYLVHDNPFDSDFEQTIKKVRSMIKRK; translated from the coding sequence GTGGCAGCACTGATCAGCCGGGTGGGCAAGAAGCTCCGCCGGATCATCCAGCGGCCGGGCAGCGTCGAGCTGACCCGCTACGAAGCACTGCTGCCCGCGGTCGAGAAGCTCGAACCCGAGCTCGAGAAGCTCTCCGACGAAGAGCTGACCGAGCGGGCGGGCAAGCTCCGCGAAAAGCTGAAGGACACCGCGTTCGGCGACGACCAGTTGGTCGAGGTGTGCGCGCTGGGCCGCGAGGCCGCCCGGCGGGCGCTCGGCGAGCGCGCGTTCGACGTGCAGGTGCTGGGCACGATGGGCCTGCTCACCAAGCACGTCGTGCAGATGGAGACCGGTGAGGGCAAGACGCTCGCCGGCGCGCTGGCCGCGGCCGGCTACGCGATCCGCGGAAAGCGCGTTCACGTCGTCACGGTCAACGACTACCTGGCCCGCCGCGACGCCGAGTGGATGGGCCCGGTGTACGCCCTGCTCGGCGTGTCGGTCGGCTGGGTCGAGCCCGCGCACTCCCGCGAGGAGCGCAAGGTCGCCTACGCCAAGGACGTCACGTACGGCGCCGTCGCCGAGATCGGCTTCGACGTGCTGCGCGACCGGCTGGTCACGAACGTCGACGACCTCGTCCAGCCCGCACCCGAGGTCGCGATCGTCGACGAGGCGGACTCGGTGCTGGTCGACGAGGCCCGCGTCCCGCTGGTGATGGCCGGCTCGATCGACCACACCGACGCCGACGAAGAGGTCGCGAAGGTCGTCCGGCGGCTGCGCCTCAACCTGCACTACGAGACCGACAGCGAGGGCCGCAACGCCTGGCTGACCGACGCGGGCGCGTCCGTCGTCGCGAAGTCGCTCGGCCTGGAGGTCGACGACCTCTACGGCGAGACGGCGTCGGACCGGCTGCCCGCGGTGAACGTCGCGCTGCACGCGCACGCGCTGCTCACCCGCGACGTCGACTACCTCGTGCGTGACGGCAAGGTGCAGCTCATCAACGCCGCCCGCGGCCGCGTCGCCGAGCTGCAGCGCTGGCCGGACGGCCTCCAGGCCGCCGTCGAGGCGAAGGAACAGGTCACCGCGACCGACCGCGGCGAGATCCTGGACTCGATCACCGTCCAGGCGCTGCTGGCGCGCTACCCCGAGGTCGCCGGCATGACCGGTACCGCGGTCGCCGTCGCCGAGCAGCTGCGCGAGTTCTACGAGCTCGAGGTCGCGGTCATCCCGCCGAACACCCCGAACATCCGTGAGGACCTCGAGGACCGCGTCTTCGCGTCGCCGTCGCAGAAGCTGCGGGCGATCGAGGAGGAGATCCGCACGGTGCACGAGACCGGGCGGCCGATCCTCGTCGGCACCCAGGACGTCGCCGAGTCCGAAGAGCTGGCCGAGAAGCTGGCGAAGGTCGACCTCGAGTGCGTCGTGCTCAACGCGCGCAACGACGCCGAAGAGGCCGCGATCATCGCCGAGGCCGGCAAGAAGGGCGCGGTCACCGTGTCCACGCAGATGGCCGGCCGCGGTACCGACATCCGGCTGGGCGGCACCGACGGCGCGACCCGCGAAGAGGTCGTCGAGCTGGGCGGGCTGCACGTCATCGGCACCGCGCGGTACCCGTCGAGCCGGCTCGACGGCCAGCTGCGCGGCCGTTCCGGCCGCCAGGGCGACCCGGGCAGCGCGATCTTCTTCGCCAGCCTGAACGACGAGCTGGTGCTGTCGAACGCGCCGGACGTGCCCGAGGGCATCGTCGACGACGAAGAGACCGGCGAGATCACCGACCCGGCGGCGCTGCGGCAGCTCAACCACGCCCAGCGCGTGGCCGAGGGCGTCGACCTGGAGATCCACCGCAACACCTGGCGCTACACGCGGCTGATCGAGCGGCAGCGGCGTGACCTGCTGACCCACCGCGACAAGGTGCTTCGCACCGCGTACGCGGCGGAGCAGCTCGAGAAGGCGCACCCGGAGAAGTTCGGCGAGCTGAAGGAGAAGCTCGACGACCAGGAGAAGCTGGAGCAGATGTGCCGCGAGGTGCTGCTGTTCCACATCGACCAGCTCTGGTCGGACCACCTGGCGTACCTGACCGACGTCCGGGAGAGCATCCACCTGCGGGCGCTGGCCCGGGAGACGCCGCTGGACGAGTTCCACCGCGCGGCCATCCCGGAGTTCCACAAGATCATCGGCGAGGCCGACTCGCGGGCGGCGAAGACCCTCGAAGAGGCGGAGCTGACCGACGAGGGCATCGACCTCGGCGAGGCCGGGGTCCGGCGGGCGAACACGACGTGGACGTACCTGGTCCACGACAACCCGTTCGATTCGGACTTCGAGCAGACCATCAAGAAGGTCCGGAGCATGATCAAGCGGAAGTGA
- a CDS encoding NAD+ synthase, with translation MPQLRIALAQVNPTVGDLDGNADLHVDWTRRAAEAGAHVVVFPEMSLTGYPVEDLSLRRTFAEASRQGVESLARRLDEAGCGEVLTYIGYLDVDEVGPRDAAAALYRGEVVARQFKHHLPNYGVFDEHRWFKPGTTLDVVRFHGLDIGMVICEDIWQDGGPISALGRAGVDLVVAPNASPYERSKDEQRLPLIARRAAEAGAPLVYTNQIGGQDDLVFDGDSLVVAADGTVVARAPQFVEHLLVLDMDLTAGGHAADGELEGLHVRRRVLSSEPLPPYEPTAEPVISEPLSDEAEVWHALVVGLRDYVHKNGFSSVIFGFSGGIDSAVCAALAADALGGNNVYGVSMPSKYSSGHSKDDAADLAQRIGAHYRVEPVEDMVRVYVDQLSLTGLAEENIQARTRGMLLMALSNLDGHLVLATGNKTELAVGYSTIYGDAVGAFAPIKDVFKTHVWQLARWRNAEAAKNGETPPIPENSISKPPSAELRPGQVDTDSLPDYALLDDILDDYVEGDRGYADLIEAGFDAETIDRVVRMVDKAEYKRRQYPPGTKITFKAFGRDRRLPMTNLWREGKA, from the coding sequence ATGCCGCAACTGCGCATCGCGCTCGCCCAGGTCAACCCCACCGTCGGCGACCTCGACGGCAACGCCGACCTGCACGTCGACTGGACCCGCCGGGCCGCCGAAGCCGGCGCCCACGTGGTGGTCTTCCCCGAAATGTCCCTGACCGGCTATCCCGTCGAGGACCTTTCGCTGCGCCGCACCTTCGCCGAGGCCTCCCGCCAGGGCGTCGAGTCGCTGGCGCGCCGCCTCGACGAAGCCGGGTGCGGCGAAGTGCTGACCTACATCGGCTACCTCGACGTCGACGAGGTGGGCCCGCGCGACGCGGCGGCGGCGCTCTACCGCGGCGAGGTCGTCGCGCGGCAGTTCAAGCACCACCTCCCCAACTACGGCGTGTTCGACGAGCACCGCTGGTTCAAGCCGGGCACCACGCTCGACGTCGTCCGGTTCCACGGGCTCGACATCGGCATGGTCATCTGCGAGGACATCTGGCAGGACGGCGGCCCGATCTCAGCGCTCGGCCGCGCGGGGGTCGACCTCGTCGTGGCGCCGAACGCGTCGCCGTACGAACGTTCGAAGGACGAGCAGCGGCTGCCGCTGATCGCCCGCCGCGCCGCCGAAGCGGGCGCGCCGCTGGTCTACACCAACCAGATCGGCGGGCAGGACGACCTCGTGTTCGACGGCGACTCGCTCGTCGTCGCCGCGGACGGCACGGTCGTGGCGCGCGCGCCGCAGTTCGTCGAGCACCTGCTCGTGCTGGACATGGACCTCACCGCGGGCGGCCACGCCGCCGACGGCGAGCTGGAAGGCCTGCACGTCCGGCGCCGCGTGCTGAGCTCGGAGCCGCTGCCGCCGTACGAGCCGACGGCCGAGCCGGTGATCAGCGAACCGCTTTCGGACGAGGCCGAGGTGTGGCACGCGCTCGTCGTCGGCTTGCGCGACTACGTGCACAAGAACGGCTTCTCGTCGGTGATCTTCGGGTTTTCCGGCGGCATCGACTCGGCGGTCTGCGCGGCGCTGGCCGCGGACGCGCTGGGCGGGAACAACGTCTACGGCGTCTCGATGCCGTCGAAGTACTCCTCGGGCCACTCGAAGGACGACGCCGCCGACCTCGCGCAGCGGATCGGGGCGCACTACCGCGTCGAGCCGGTCGAGGACATGGTCCGCGTGTACGTCGACCAGCTTTCGCTGACCGGCCTGGCCGAGGAGAACATCCAGGCGCGGACGCGGGGCATGCTCCTGATGGCACTGTCCAACCTGGACGGTCACCTGGTGCTCGCCACCGGCAACAAGACCGAGCTGGCCGTCGGGTACTCGACGATCTACGGGGACGCGGTCGGCGCGTTCGCCCCGATCAAGGACGTCTTCAAGACGCACGTGTGGCAGCTGGCCCGCTGGCGCAACGCCGAGGCGGCGAAGAACGGCGAGACCCCGCCGATCCCGGAGAACTCGATCTCGAAGCCGCCGTCGGCCGAGCTGCGGCCGGGGCAGGTCGACACCGACTCGCTGCCGGACTACGCGCTGCTCGACGACATCCTCGACGACTACGTCGAGGGTGACCGCGGGTACGCCGACCTGATCGAGGCCGGGTTCGACGCGGAGACCATCGATCGGGTGGTGCGGATGGTCGACAAGGCCGAGTACAAGCGGCGCCAGTACCCGCCGGGCACGAAGATCACGTTCAAGGCCTTCGGGCGTGACCGGCGGCTGCCGATGACCAACCTGTGGCGCGAGGGCAAGGCCTGA